A single region of the Salarchaeum japonicum genome encodes:
- a CDS encoding sulfite oxidase-like oxidoreductase, producing the protein MSVKDVTDLHEEFDGERLPPGQRETSKFPVLSKGSTPTYDPDDWTFTVTGAVENELSLSMDEFRDLPSETQRQDFHCVTGWSKFDCEFTGVTFPALMDAAGVQSDAVHVMFHALDGYTTNLPLDQCAREEVMFAWGYDGDDLPREHGGPLRVVTPHRYAYKGAKWVDGVEFLTEPERGYWEKRGYSNTANPWNEERYS; encoded by the coding sequence ATGAGCGTGAAGGACGTCACGGACCTCCACGAGGAGTTCGACGGGGAGCGACTCCCGCCCGGACAGCGGGAGACGAGCAAGTTCCCCGTGCTCTCGAAGGGAAGCACGCCGACCTACGACCCCGACGACTGGACGTTCACCGTCACCGGCGCAGTCGAGAACGAGCTCTCGCTCTCCATGGACGAGTTCCGCGACCTCCCGAGCGAGACCCAGCGCCAGGACTTCCACTGCGTCACCGGCTGGTCGAAGTTCGACTGTGAGTTCACGGGCGTCACCTTCCCCGCCCTGATGGACGCCGCGGGCGTCCAGTCCGACGCCGTCCACGTCATGTTCCACGCCCTCGACGGCTACACCACCAACCTCCCGCTCGACCAGTGCGCGCGCGAGGAAGTCATGTTCGCCTGGGGGTACGACGGCGACGACCTCCCCCGCGAACACGGCGGCCCGCTCCGCGTCGTCACCCCCCACCGCTACGCCTACAAGGGCGCGAAGTGGGTGGACGGCGTCGAATTCCTCACTGAACCCGAGCGCGGCTACTGGGAGAAACGCGGCTACTCGAACACCGCGAATCCGTGGAACGAAGAACGGTACAGCTGA
- a CDS encoding DUF7120 family protein, whose protein sequence is MPTVELNIPDHIEMQIAQLVEQGEFMSREEAIEDLLSAGIRAYKTSGPMDDDAGLEDEGMMGHEDEYVF, encoded by the coding sequence ATGCCGACAGTGGAGCTAAACATCCCCGACCACATCGAGATGCAGATCGCCCAGCTCGTCGAACAGGGCGAGTTCATGAGCCGCGAGGAGGCCATCGAAGACCTCCTCTCCGCGGGAATCCGCGCGTACAAGACCAGCGGCCCGATGGACGACGACGCCGGCCTCGAAGACGAGGGCATGATGGGCCACGAGGACGAGTACGTCTTCTAG
- a CDS encoding UPF0058 family protein, protein MHKDELLDLHEQLVEIKDDIRDYDQINEEAFDAYEQLDVDPSHVHKSKSEHKHAVFVLGNALANAMSEDEFSNAGRLSKRMEELADDAGSKL, encoded by the coding sequence ATGCACAAAGACGAACTGCTCGACCTCCACGAACAGCTGGTCGAAATCAAGGACGACATCCGCGATTACGACCAGATCAACGAGGAAGCGTTCGACGCGTACGAACAACTCGACGTCGACCCGAGTCACGTCCACAAGTCCAAGAGCGAGCACAAGCACGCCGTGTTCGTCCTGGGGAACGCGCTCGCGAACGCGATGAGCGAGGACGAGTTCTCGAACGCCGGCCGCCTCTCCAAGCGCATGGAGGAACTCGCGGACGACGCCGGCTCAAAACTCTAG
- a CDS encoding DNA-directed RNA polymerase subunit L, giving the protein MDLRVVEQSESELVIEIGGEDHTFMNVLKGALLELDSVAAATYDQNPEQSGGQTEPLLSLKTEDGEDPLDALEAGAARVNEQLSDFQTAYESAAQ; this is encoded by the coding sequence ATGGATTTGCGGGTTGTCGAGCAATCGGAGTCCGAACTGGTGATAGAAATCGGGGGCGAAGACCACACCTTCATGAACGTCCTGAAGGGCGCGCTCCTCGAACTGGACAGCGTCGCCGCGGCGACCTACGACCAGAACCCCGAGCAGTCCGGCGGCCAGACCGAACCCCTCCTCTCCCTCAAGACGGAGGACGGCGAAGACCCCCTGGACGCGCTCGAAGCGGGCGCGGCGCGCGTGAACGAACAGCTCAGCGACTTCCAGACGGCGTACGAATCCGCGGCGCAGTAA
- a CDS encoding rhomboid family intramembrane serine protease — protein sequence MVSLPVVLALSCLLGAAAAGVLSRVAGVRLSDGLLVVALLVGVLGVGVAAALGVVPVAPALAAALALALVASFGVVRALDRPRGRWFRRLRSRLLFGVPWGSLVSILGVLAFYLFVQGGADGLYSPLTLPFTSWSYTYPLGVLTAPFAHSGYGHLYGNLVGTVVLAPLAEYAFSHFPTERGDGSFSSLRANPYVRAFVLFPLGVLLVGLATSVFAWGPVIGFSGVVFAFAAFALVRYPLAVVVALTVRSAVSTLYSALTDPVVVASAGSSYGGPWWAGVAVQGHFLGLTLGVLLGVVVLAKRDRGPSALRLFAGTVLFAASLSLWAWWWYRGPATYVLYRAVGVLFVLAVGWVVAAAVRAGRSRDPLGWGTDISRRQAGVLLVLVPLAVMAGVAAPINYTTTDGSGLPADAVEVGDYQVAYAENVPNQRVSGIDVSLFGESTSVNASGVIVYSSERALWTEAVSAGRLAFTGTSTVRVGGLGWESEVRAERRGWVAAGGGAAYVVSLTPDGGDRRYVYGSDPATADLTLAGRNVSIVTREGAFYLALTRDGAVLDAAPVPAAGNATTVEGIRFVHRNDELVAVYDGTRVTVASEETYSYSQEIR from the coding sequence ATGGTGTCGCTTCCCGTCGTCCTCGCGCTCTCCTGCCTGCTCGGCGCGGCCGCCGCGGGCGTTCTCTCCCGGGTCGCGGGCGTCCGTCTCTCCGACGGCCTGCTGGTGGTCGCGCTGCTCGTCGGCGTCCTCGGCGTCGGCGTCGCGGCCGCGCTGGGCGTCGTCCCCGTCGCCCCGGCGCTCGCCGCCGCCCTCGCGCTCGCGCTCGTCGCGTCGTTCGGCGTGGTGCGCGCGCTCGACCGACCCCGCGGCCGGTGGTTCCGCCGCCTCCGTTCCCGGCTCCTGTTCGGGGTGCCTTGGGGGTCGCTCGTGTCGATTCTCGGCGTGCTCGCGTTCTACCTGTTCGTGCAGGGCGGCGCGGACGGCCTCTACTCCCCACTCACGCTTCCATTCACGTCGTGGTCGTACACGTACCCGCTGGGCGTGCTCACCGCGCCGTTCGCGCACTCGGGCTACGGCCACCTCTACGGCAACCTCGTGGGAACGGTCGTGCTCGCGCCGCTCGCGGAGTACGCGTTCAGCCACTTCCCCACCGAGCGCGGCGACGGCAGTTTCTCGTCGCTCCGCGCGAACCCCTACGTGCGCGCGTTCGTCCTGTTCCCGCTCGGCGTCCTCCTCGTCGGCCTCGCGACGAGCGTGTTCGCGTGGGGGCCGGTCATCGGGTTCTCGGGCGTCGTGTTCGCGTTCGCGGCGTTCGCGCTCGTGCGCTACCCGCTCGCCGTCGTCGTCGCGCTCACCGTTCGGAGCGCCGTCTCCACGCTCTACAGCGCGCTCACCGACCCCGTCGTCGTCGCGTCCGCCGGCTCCTCCTACGGCGGGCCGTGGTGGGCGGGCGTCGCCGTCCAGGGCCACTTCCTCGGGCTGACGCTCGGCGTCCTCCTCGGGGTGGTCGTGCTCGCCAAACGCGACCGCGGGCCGTCCGCCCTCCGCCTGTTCGCCGGCACCGTCCTGTTCGCGGCGTCGCTCTCGCTGTGGGCGTGGTGGTGGTACCGCGGCCCCGCGACCTACGTCCTCTACCGCGCCGTCGGCGTGCTGTTCGTGCTCGCCGTCGGCTGGGTCGTCGCCGCCGCCGTCCGCGCCGGCCGGTCGCGCGACCCGCTCGGCTGGGGAACCGACATCTCGCGGCGGCAGGCCGGCGTTCTCCTCGTCCTCGTCCCGCTCGCCGTGATGGCGGGCGTCGCCGCGCCGATCAACTACACGACGACCGACGGGAGCGGCCTGCCCGCCGACGCCGTGGAGGTCGGGGACTACCAGGTCGCGTACGCGGAGAACGTCCCGAACCAGCGCGTGAGCGGCATCGACGTGTCGCTGTTCGGGGAGTCCACGAGCGTGAACGCGAGCGGCGTCATCGTCTACAGTTCCGAGCGCGCGCTGTGGACGGAAGCCGTCTCCGCGGGCCGCCTCGCGTTCACGGGGACGAGCACGGTTCGCGTCGGCGGTCTCGGGTGGGAGTCCGAGGTGCGGGCGGAGCGCCGGGGCTGGGTCGCGGCGGGCGGTGGCGCGGCCTACGTCGTCTCCCTCACGCCCGACGGTGGCGACCGGCGGTACGTCTACGGCTCCGACCCCGCGACCGCCGACCTGACGCTCGCCGGGCGGAACGTCAGCATCGTCACCCGGGAGGGCGCGTTCTACCTCGCGCTCACCCGCGACGGCGCGGTTCTCGACGCCGCACCGGTTCCCGCGGCGGGGAACGCGACGACCGTCGAGGGCATCCGGTTCGTCCACCGGAACGACGAACTCGTCGCGGTCTACGACGGCACGCGCGTGACGGTCGCGAGCGAGGAGACGTACAGCTATTCCCAGGAAATCCGGTAG
- a CDS encoding METTL5 family protein, with product MKRALEQRLQDVEGFREPRVELEQYPTPAELAAHVVHLAGLHDDLDRTVLDLGTGTGMFALGAALADAPRVVGLDIDAGALTVARENEARLAPATPVDWVRGDATRPPLQSTEATVLMNPPFGAQRGNEHADRRFLDAASRLSRVSYSVHNAGSKSFVESFAGDAGGEVTHAFRAEFALSRQFAFHDADSKTLDAEVYRISWE from the coding sequence GTGAAACGCGCGCTCGAACAGCGACTCCAGGACGTCGAGGGGTTCCGGGAGCCGCGGGTGGAACTCGAACAGTACCCGACGCCCGCCGAGCTGGCGGCGCACGTCGTCCACCTCGCCGGCCTCCACGACGACCTCGACCGCACCGTCCTCGATTTAGGGACGGGAACGGGCATGTTCGCGCTCGGCGCGGCGCTCGCGGACGCCCCCCGCGTCGTCGGCCTCGACATCGACGCGGGCGCGCTCACCGTCGCCCGCGAGAACGAAGCACGACTCGCGCCCGCGACGCCCGTGGACTGGGTGCGCGGGGACGCGACCCGTCCGCCGCTCCAGAGTACGGAGGCGACCGTGCTGATGAACCCGCCGTTCGGCGCGCAGCGCGGGAACGAACACGCCGACCGCCGATTCCTCGACGCCGCGAGCCGGCTCTCCAGGGTCTCCTACTCCGTGCACAACGCCGGGAGCAAGTCGTTCGTCGAGTCGTTCGCCGGCGACGCGGGCGGCGAAGTCACGCACGCCTTCCGCGCGGAGTTCGCCCTCTCCCGCCAGTTCGCGTTTCACGACGCGGACTCGAAAACGCTCGACGCCGAAGTCTACCGGATTTCCTGGGAATAG
- a CDS encoding MarR family transcriptional regulator — protein MSIDRETFDAASEGELADLSTPERVLGFLAAHADRAFEASEIASRTDLDPGAVSTALSRLKERGLVEHKATYWAVIDDPDRLESYSGYEHATALFDDQLGEEDSDAWREHAPDESHPTENA, from the coding sequence ATGTCCATCGACCGCGAGACGTTCGACGCCGCGAGCGAGGGCGAACTCGCAGACCTCTCGACACCCGAGCGCGTCCTCGGATTCCTCGCCGCGCACGCCGACCGCGCGTTCGAGGCGAGCGAAATCGCGTCCCGCACGGACCTCGACCCGGGCGCAGTGAGCACGGCGCTCTCACGGCTGAAGGAGCGCGGGCTGGTCGAACACAAGGCGACCTACTGGGCGGTGATCGACGACCCAGACCGACTCGAATCCTACAGCGGGTACGAACACGCCACCGCGCTGTTCGACGACCAGCTCGGCGAGGAAGACTCGGACGCGTGGCGCGAACACGCGCCTGACGAATCCCACCCGACCGAGAACGCGTGA
- a CDS encoding type II toxin-antitoxin system PemK/MazF family toxin, producing the protein MYGADPFKRGASGRPWLVLSNHADRPFHGEQYIAVTLTTRSWLDGLIGIPASSWVRGGTPEPSRVVPWGVQSLAAGDIARWQGTLTESIVEKTIAALVEELDA; encoded by the coding sequence GTGTACGGAGCCGACCCGTTCAAACGAGGGGCGTCAGGGCGACCGTGGCTCGTTCTCTCCAACCACGCGGATCGGCCGTTTCACGGCGAACAGTACATCGCCGTCACGCTGACCACTCGCTCGTGGCTGGACGGATTGATCGGGATACCGGCGTCGAGTTGGGTTCGCGGCGGCACTCCCGAACCGAGCCGCGTCGTCCCGTGGGGCGTGCAGTCGCTCGCCGCGGGCGACATCGCGCGCTGGCAGGGGACGCTCACGGAGTCGATAGTCGAGAAAACGATAGCTGCGCTCGTAGAAGAACTCGACGCCTAG